One window from the genome of Armatimonadota bacterium encodes:
- a CDS encoding Lrp/AsnC family transcriptional regulator: MKAQIDDIDARILDLIQSEFPLDPMPFDVIGRRLSIDSDDVLARIARLKSDGIIRQISAIFDSASLGYHSALVAFRVLSELLDRVASEVSEHDGVSHCYSRDADYNLWFTLTLAPEYNLQSEVARLAVIDGVLSHMLLPTVRVFKIGVFLKISGEGRVEGGEQTMDAEKLTAARQVTPSPGGEGRGEGALPLNIENAEVKAAVRALQADLPLVARPFSDLANEYGLSEDKLLNMALVFLQNGVMRRYSAVLRHGRAGYTFNAMICWRVSTDMISEVGEKISQHSSVSHCYQRPTYPDWPYSLYTMVHARSQEELDEIISDLMLNSLNFEHLVLKTLTEYKKQRILYFQ; encoded by the coding sequence ATGAAGGCACAAATAGACGATATCGACGCACGCATACTGGACTTGATTCAGAGCGAGTTCCCGCTTGATCCGATGCCGTTCGATGTAATCGGCAGGAGGCTCTCGATCGATTCTGATGATGTGCTCGCGCGGATAGCCCGACTGAAGTCTGATGGCATTATCAGGCAGATAAGCGCGATATTTGACTCTGCCTCGCTGGGTTATCATAGTGCACTTGTCGCATTCAGGGTGTTGTCTGAATTACTTGACCGTGTGGCATCAGAAGTATCCGAGCACGATGGTGTCAGCCACTGCTATTCTCGCGACGCTGATTACAACCTCTGGTTTACACTTACACTCGCTCCCGAATACAATCTCCAGTCTGAAGTTGCTAGGCTTGCCGTGATTGACGGTGTGCTGAGCCATATGCTGCTTCCCACTGTGAGAGTCTTCAAGATAGGTGTCTTTTTGAAAATAAGTGGAGAGGGAAGAGTTGAAGGTGGAGAGCAGACAATGGATGCAGAAAAGCTGACAGCAGCCAGACAAGTTACTCCCTCTCCTGGGGGAGAGGGCCGGGGTGAGGGCGCTCTCCCACTAAACATAGAAAACGCAGAGGTCAAAGCAGCCGTCCGGGCGCTCCAGGCTGACCTGCCGCTTGTTGCGAGACCTTTTTCTGATCTTGCAAACGAATACGGCCTCTCGGAAGACAAGCTTCTAAATATGGCACTGGTGTTTCTTCAAAATGGAGTTATGCGTAGATATTCGGCAGTGCTTCGCCATGGAAGAGCCGGCTACACATTCAATGCAATGATATGCTGGCGTGTTTCGACCGATATGATAAGTGAGGTCGGTGAAAAAATCTCTCAACATTCGAGTGTTAGCCACTGCTATCAGCGCCCTACATATCCTGATTGGCCGTATTCCCTCTATACCATGGTCCACGCTCGATCTCAAGAAGAACTCGACGAAATTATCTCAGACCTTATGCTTAACTCTCTGAACTTTGAGCATTTGGTTCTCAAAACCCTCACTGAGTATAAAAAACAGCGCATTCTCTATTTTCAGTAA